In one window of Nodosilinea sp. PGN35 DNA:
- a CDS encoding type II toxin-antitoxin system HicB family antitoxin, producing the protein MSNLISTSFTIETEQENDGRWIAEILEVPGALVYGDNQQQAVAQVKALALRVIADKQDHVEIDLASS; encoded by the coding sequence ATGAGTAACCTGATATCCACCAGCTTCACCATCGAAACCGAGCAGGAAAATGACGGTCGCTGGATTGCTGAAATTTTGGAGGTCCCTGGTGCCCTGGTCTATGGCGACAACCAGCAGCAGGCCGTCGCCCAAGTCAAAGCCCTAGCCCTGCGCGTGATTGCCGACAAACAAGACCATGTTGAAATAGACCTTGCTAGCAGCTAA